Below is a window of Thermodesulfobacteriota bacterium DNA.
ATATTAGATGCCAGGAAAAAGCAAGTCTACACGGCATTGTATAAAAGAGATGCAAAAAACAGGCTAAAAAAAATCACACCGGATCTGGCAATAAACCCCGGTGAACTCTTAAAAAAGATTCAAGAAAAGGTTGTCTTTTTAGGTGATGGCATAAAAGTTTATCATACACTCATAAAAGAGGTACTTAAAGATATGGCATTCTTTGCCCCACTGAATTTAAGGCTTCCACGTGCGGCAAGTGTTGCAAGATTGAGTTTATATCAATTTAAAAAGAATAATGTCCTGGATTTAAATACATTTACTCCTTCTTATGTGCGTCCCTCAGAGGCTGAGGAAAAATTTAAAGAATTATAAGATAAAGAGGAGGTATAACCATGCATCAGAAAGACTTTACTGGCTGTCATATCCCGATAATTACTCCCTTTAAGGATGACTATTCAATAGATGAGGGCGGGTTAAAAAAGCTGGTAAATTATCTTATTGAAGAGGAGGGGGTTGATGGTATAGTCCCCTGTGGAACTACAGGAGAATCCCCTACCCTCTCCCACAAAGAACATAACCAGATAATTGAGATAGTTATAAAGGAGGTTAACGGCAGGGTACCTGTAATTGCAGGAACCGGGTCTAATAGCACCCAGGAGGCTATTGCTATGACAAAACACGCTGAGGATGTGGGTGCTGATGCCAGTCTTCAAGTGGGCCCTTACTATAACAGACCAACCCAGGATGGGATTATGCGCCACTTTGAAGCTATCGCTAAAAATACAAAAATACCTCATTTTATATATAATATACCATCTAGAACTGGCAGAAATATAGAGCCTCAAACTATAATTGAACTTTCAAAGATCGATAATATAATAGGGCTTAAAGATGCGAACGGGAATCTAATGCAGACCATGGAGATAATAAGAGCCACCAAGAACAGCCCCAAAAAGTTCTTTGTCCTCTCTGGTGAAGATGCTCTGACATACTCCATGATGTGCCTTGGGGGAGATGGTGTAATATGTGCGGTGGGGAATGTTATAGGGAAAGAGTATACCGAGATGTGTAAATTGATCAAAGCAGGAGAATATGAAAAAGCAAGGGATATACACTACCGCACCCTTCATTTAGTCAATACCCTATTTATAGAATCGAATCCAGCACCGGTAAAAGAGGCATTGAAGAT
It encodes the following:
- the dapA gene encoding 4-hydroxy-tetrahydrodipicolinate synthase, translated to MHQKDFTGCHIPIITPFKDDYSIDEGGLKKLVNYLIEEEGVDGIVPCGTTGESPTLSHKEHNQIIEIVIKEVNGRVPVIAGTGSNSTQEAIAMTKHAEDVGADASLQVGPYYNRPTQDGIMRHFEAIAKNTKIPHFIYNIPSRTGRNIEPQTIIELSKIDNIIGLKDANGNLMQTMEIIRATKNSPKKFFVLSGEDALTYSMMCLGGDGVICAVGNVIGKEYTEMCKLIKAGEYEKARDIHYRTLHLVNTLFIESNPAPVKEALKMMGLPAGKLRLPLVELRPENREKLRKALKEMGRI
- the tsaB gene encoding tRNA (adenosine(37)-N6)-threonylcarbamoyltransferase complex dimerization subunit type 1 TsaB, giving the protein MKVLAIETSTMAGSVALVDDDELVSEYLLNIDITHSERLLLAIDCVMRDTMISMGEIDGFAISIGPGSFTGLRIGASTVKGLAYAVNKPVVGIPTLDAMAENISFTGYLICPILDARKKQVYTALYKRDAKNRLKKITPDLAINPGELLKKIQEKVVFLGDGIKVYHTLIKEVLKDMAFFAPLNLRLPRAASVARLSLYQFKKNNVLDLNTFTPSYVRPSEAEEKFKEL